From the genome of Mercenaria mercenaria strain notata unplaced genomic scaffold, MADL_Memer_1 contig_4843, whole genome shotgun sequence:
TCTCTGATGGCACCTACCTTAATTTGGCAATATAAAATTTGCGAATATATTAACCGCAGATGttgattattatttattaaagtatAGTAGTATTATGTAGTATTATGAATATTTTCGCAGGTATATCGAACTTTTATAAATGTGTTGGACATTGCATCAGAATTCTGTAAATATGACTGCTGGTTAAAAATAACTCCAGACTGCTTTAATTGCAAGCAGTAACaggattgaaaaaaaacaacaacaaccaaataccTCTTTGAGATACCAAATGGATGGAATCGATTTCCGAGGAAGGAAAATCtgaaatgtagaagtaatgattATTTGCGATATATCATAAAAGGCGTGTAACATTCATATTCCTTACAttgtttgatttgaaataaaaatttagtgACGAATACGACCATATCTAAACTTACTGGTATCTTTTTCAATTCAAACAGTGTAGTTTGATAAAGAAAACAAGCCAAACCAATACCTGTTAGCAGTAGTTgattatatttagatattaacaaaaatgttttcttttttctatctGCTCAACGCGACGTCTCTTGTGGAAATAACCTTCCTCTCATACTATaatttgcctgatttcatttggCCTGtattattatgaatattttcGCAGGCATATCGaacttttcatgataaatgtgTTGGACCTTGCATCAGATTTCTGTAAATATGACTGCCGGCTAAAAATAACTCCTGACTGCTTTAATTGCAAGCAGTAAcaggattgaaaaaaaaaaccaataccTGTTTGGAAGTCATGTTTAAACTCAGTATATTGAACGCTTGGGTGGCTAATTATGCTGTCGAAACCAATAGAGGAAGGAAACACtgaaatgtagaagtaatgattATTTGCGATATATCATAAAAGGCGTGTTACACTCATATTCCTTACAttgtttgatttgaaataaaaatttagtgACGAATACGGCTATATCTAAActtactggtatttttttcaattcaaacaGTGTagtttgataaagaaaaaaagcCAAGCCAATACCTGTTAGCAGAAGTTGATTATATTTATacaacaaaaaagattttttttctatctgCTCAACGCAACGTCTCTTGTGGAAATAACCTTCCTCTCATACTATaatttgcctgatttcatttggCCTGtattattatgaatattttcGCAGGCATATCGaacttttcatgataaatgtgTTGGACATTGCATCAGATTTCTGTAAATATGACTGCTGGTTAAAAATAACTCCAGACTGCTTTAATTGCAAGCAGTAAcaggattgaaaaaaaaacaacaacaaccaaataccTCTTTGAGATACCAAATGGATGGAATCGATTTCCGAGGAAGGAAAATCtgaaatgtagaagtaatgattATTTGCGATATATCATAAAAGGCGTGTAACATTCATATTCCTTACAttgtttgatttgaaataaaaaattagtgACGAATACGACCATATCTAAACTTACTGGTATCTTTTTCAATTCAAGCAGTGTAGTTTGATAAAGAAAACAAGCCAAACCAATACCTGTTAGCAGAAGTTgattatatttagatattaacaaaaatgttttcttttttctatctGCTCAACGCGACGTCTCTTGTGGAAATAACCTTCCTCTCATACTATaatttgcctgatttcatttggCCTGtattattatgaatattttcGCAGGCATATCGaacttttcatgataaatgtgTTGGACCTTGCATCAGATTTCTGTAAATATGACTGCCGGCTAAAAATAACTCCTGACTGCTTTAATTGCAAGCAGTAAcaggattgaaaaaaaaaccaatacCTGTTTGGAAGTCATGTTTAAACTCAGTATTTTGAACGCTTGGGTGGCTAATTATGCTGTCGAAACCAATAGAGGAAGGAAACACtgaaatgtagaagtaatgattATTTGCGATATATCATAAAAGGCGTGTTACACTCATATTCcttactttgtttgatttgaaataaaaatttagtgACGAATACGGCTATATCTAAActtactggtatttttttcaattcaaacaGTGTagtttgataaagaaaaaaagcCAAGCCAATACCTGTTAGCAGAAGTTGATTATATTTATacaacaaaaaagatttttttttctatctgcTCAACGCAACGTCTCTTGTGGAAATAACCTTCCTCTCATACTATAATTTGCCTGATTTTATTTGGCCTGtattattatgaatattttcGCAGGCATATCGaacttttcatgataaatgtgTTGGACATTGCATCAGATTTCTGTAAATATGACTGCTGGTTAAAAATAACTCCTGACTGCTTTAACTGCAAGCAGTAACAAgattgaaataaaacaacaacaaccaaataccTCTTTGAAATGCAGAACGCATGGGACCGATTTCCGAGGAAGGAAAATCTGAAATGTAGAAGTAATTATTATTTGCGATATATCATAAAAGGCGTGTTACACTCATATTCcttactttgtttgatttgaaataaaaattgagtGACGAATACGGCTATATCTAAActtactggttttttttttttaattcaaacagTGTAGTTTCATAAAGAAAACAGGCCAAACCAATACCTGTTAGCAGAAGTtgattatatttatataacaaaaatgttttctttttttctatctGCTCCACGCAACGTCTTTTGTGGAAATAACCTTCCTCTCCTACTATAATATGCCTGATTTCACTTGGCCTGtattattatgaatattttcGCAGACATCGAACTTTTCATGGTATATGTGTTGGACATTGAATCAGAATTCTGTAAATATGACTGCTGGTTAAATATAACTCCTGATTGCTTTAATTGCAAGCAGTAACTTGATGTAAATATAATTCATTTCATGCAATATAAAAGACTAAATTGCCGGACTATTGTTTAGGAAAGCCACTTTGGACACACATAAATAAAATGATCTTATTACCTACATCAACTGTTAGTTTATCACCAGATTGCACTCCGTGTACAAACGTCTATACAAAAAACTATAAGTCAAATTCATCAGATTCTAAAAGGTTTGTTACATAGCATTAGACTTGTTGcctttaatacattttatatttcagctgTAACAGATCTAATACCGGTACAATGTCACCAACCCAAATGCTATATTCATCATTGATGAGCaggtttttttctatatatgatgaattgtttgtttttaaatcaaaatatagtGATGACTACGACCATATCGAAATTACTGGTCGCTTTTTAAGCTCATTAAGAACAGAATCTAGTTTGATATAAACTCTTGATGCACTTTTAGGCAAATGCAATATGAACACTATGCAATTTGAACAAACAGAAATCGTCTTAATAATTTATATTGTCAACTTTATGCTGTCACTGTCCACTGCTTTGATATTGTTGATACATGCACGTATATAATTCTATTAAAGCAATATAAAAACTGAACTTACTCCATACGTCTGTTAGTTTACCAAGAGACTGCACCCCATGCAGACACGTCTCTATGCTTTTGTTTTCATCAAACACAAATCTTTCAAAGGTCCGTTTAGATCGGGTTTGTTTGGCGCAATCATTTCCTTCTGAAATCTTCTCTTTGCAACCCTTCATGTCTACAAATAACTGCGCTTTATTGTTTCTCCTTACTTGTTTGAGTTTGTCAAGTTGCAGCTCAACATTTGTAAGCATGTCATCAATTTTCTTGCTGCTGGCACTTAATTCGTTTGCAATTTTTTGATGCTTTTCCCGTACGTCTTTTATTGATTCCCTCCCTAGCTCTTCAATTTTGGCAACAAGGCGTCTGTTAAACTTCTGAATATTATCAAGTATACCATCACGTTGGACATTCAAGTTCTTCAATTTATCTTGCAATGTGGACTTAAGGTTCTGCAAATCATCTTTAACGTTCTCCAAAGAGGTTTTAGTTTTGACTTTGTCCTGTTCCGTTAAAAGTTTGGCAATATTCGGGATATATTCAACGCCATCACAGGATCTATAATTAATAATATTTGGTTACAGCTGCTATTGTTTCATCATTTAACAGCAGAAAATCTGCAGATGATCTCGTATTCATCAAAGTCTGAAACTGAAGACTTGCTACAATTACCCTAAATTCAATTGCCGTAAATTTGGAAGCTACGTTTCAATGTTCTTGTATTTAACATCTAAGTCTAAATGTCAGATTTAGATTATTGATATACACACTGTATACAAgtcaaatatataaaagataagacCAAATATCAATAAAAGATAGGCGAATGCATGAGATATGGCAAAATGGAACC
Proteins encoded in this window:
- the LOC123538221 gene encoding tripartite motif-containing protein 66-like, producing the protein MATGKKKTDTSLVFTCAPCSDDGKNTAALFECTDCQIFYCQSCVAGHNKFTKNHSVVDKASKSFGQGPRSLSSGELPTDLCKEHRGQVIQMFCGQHDTVCCTICIAVKHRSCDGVEYIPNIAKLLTEQDKVKTKTSLENVKDDLQNLKSTLQDKLKNLNVQRDGILDNIQKFNRRLVAKIEELGRESIKDVREKHQKIANELSASSKKIDDMLTNVELQLDKLKQVRRNNKAQLFVDMKGCKEKISEGNDCAKQTRSKRTFERFVFDENKSIETCLHGVQSLGKLTDVWNFPSSEIGPMRSAFQRVFPSSIGFDSIISHPSVQYTEFKHDFQTDFPSSEIDSIHLVSQRDPLDFDPFKFNPSGKWDPLIGCSDSEEMK